The following proteins are co-located in the Pochonia chlamydosporia 170 chromosome 6, whole genome shotgun sequence genome:
- a CDS encoding cutinase, monofunctional (similar to Metarhizium robertsii ARSEF 23 XP_007823100.1), with product MHFSKIILAALACGSVNAAPVSDMEYVPIEKRDFNLNAFLAMIVETFPVNVPVNGICSALGVGETALAVAFGLNINANSKGCADVTVVFARGTCDPGNVGALVGPPFLNAVKKAIGSSKSVTFQGVEYPASVDGYLRADPKAGVTMAKIVTDTIAKCPNTQFVLSGYSQGGYAVHNAAKNLDANARSKVKAVVVFGDPMSKQPVQGIDPSRVHIVCHKGDNICDAGPIITLQHITYAEDADSSAAFVVSKL from the exons ATGCATTTCTCAAAGATTATTCTGGCTGCCCTGGCTTGTGGCTCTGTCAATGCCGCTCCAGTGTCTGATATGGAATACGTCCCGATTGAGAAGCGTGACTTCAATCTCAATGCATTCTTGGCAATGATTGTGGAAACCTTTCCCGTTAACGTTCCAGTCAATGGCATTTGCAGTGCACTGGGAGTTGGTGAAACAGCTTTGGCAGTAGCATTCGGcctcaacatcaacgccaacagTAAAGGATGCGCAGACGTAACCGTTGTCTTCGCCAGAGGGACTTGTGATCCGGGTAACGTTGGTGCTTTAGTCGGACCGCCGTTTCTGAACGCAGTCAAGAAGGCTATCGGTTCGTCCAAGTCGGTAACATTTCAGGGCGTTGAGTATCCTGCAAGCGTTGATGGGTATCTGAGAGCCGACCCGAAGGCGGGAGTCACAAT GGCCAAAATCGTCACCGACACCATCGCCAAGTGCCCCAACACGCAATTCGTATTGAGCGGATATTCGCAAGGCGGTTATGCGGTACACAACGCTGCCAAGAACCTTGACGCCAATGCAAGGTCCAAAGTCAAGGCGGTCGTCGTTTTCGGTGACCCGATGTCCAAACAGCCTGTGCAAGGAATCGACCCGAGCCGTGTGCATATTGTTTGTCATAAGGGGGACAACATCTGTGATGCAGGTCCTATCATCACCCTCCAGCACATCACTTATGCTGAGGATGCAGACTCGTCAGCGGCGTTTGTAGTATCAAAGCTCTGA
- a CDS encoding 3-ketosteroid-delta-1-dehydrogenase (similar to Neosartorya fischeri NRRL 181 XP_001259327.1) translates to MSDEKRPVIIVGHGLAGLVAAYELSKRKIPTIILDQENVNNIGGQAFWSLGGLFVVNSSEQRRVGIKDSRELAMQDWLNSAQFDREHEDHWPRQWAKAFVDFATDEMENYVKGLGLGFMFNVGWAERGDGRADGHGNSVPRFHLTWGTGPEVVRIFKEPVLQAEKDGIIQFKHRHAVDEIIVDEKTGRAVGVKGRILEEDDAIRGVKTSRTAIDTFELRGAAVLVSSGGIGGNVEAVKASWPVDRLGPKVPKNFVVGVPAHVDGRMVGISEKAGAHLINRDRMWHYTEGLQNWNPIWPNHGIRILPAPSSLWLDAAGNRLPPYLFPGSDTLGTLKHICHTGYDYTWFILNQTIIAKEFGLSGSEQNPDITGKSIWQLLGRIFSGKGPVPVQNFMQHGKDFIVKDSLEELVEGMNGLAAERNGPKLQFDKIKKVIDTRDSQFDNAYSKDAQAMLINNGRLYWPDKLSRVVKPHKILDKSKGPLIAVRLNLLTRKTLGGIETNLQSNVMRADGSAFPGLYAAGEVAGFGGGGVHGYNSLEGTFLGGCIFSGRAAGRAMADEVAGAAAAQARL, encoded by the coding sequence ATGTCAGACGAGAAGCGGCCAGTCATCATTGTTGGCCACGGCCTAGCTGGTCTAGTCGCCGCCTATGAGCTATCGAAGCGAAAAATCCCAACCATTATTCTTGATCAGGAAAATGTCAACAATATTGGAGGCCAAGCTTTCTGGTCCCTAGGTGGCCTCTTCGTGGTAAACTCGAGCGAGCAGCGACGAGTGGGCATCAAAGACTCGCGCGAATTGGCCATGCAAGATTGGCTCAATTCCGCACAGTTTGACCGTGAACACGAGGATCACTGGCCGCGACAATGGGCAAAAGCTTTTGTTGATTTTGCTacagatgagatggaaaacTACGTCAAAGGTCTAGGCTTGGGAttcatgttcaatgttggctgggCAGAGCGAGGTGACGGGAGGGCAGACGGCCATGGCAATTCCGTGCCGAGGTTCCATCTTACGTGGGGCACTGGTCCCGAGGTGGTGCGAATCTTCAAGGAACCAGTTTTACAGGCTGAGAAGGACGGTATTATTCAGTTCAAGCACCGGCATGCAGTGGATGAAatcattgttgatgaaaaGACGGGCAGAGCGGTTGGCGTCAAGGGCCGCAtcttggaagaagatgatgctaTACGAGGCGTCAAGACGTCGCGCACCGCAATTGACACCTTTGAGCTTCGAGGCGCAGCTGTTCTGGTATCGTCCGGTGGCATTGGaggcaatgttgaagctgtgaAGGCTTCGTGGCCAGTTGATCGCCTCGGCCCCAAGGTCCCAAAGAACTTTGTTGTTGGCGTACCGGCTCATGTCGATGGACGAATGGTTGGCATCTCAGAAAAGGCTGGCGCACATCTGATAAATCGCGATCGCATGTGGCACTACACGGAGGGACTCCAAAACTGGAATCCCATATGGCCGAATCACGGTATTCGTATCCTTCCGGCTCCTTCGTCTCTGTGGCTGGATGCTGCTGGTAACAGGCTGCCGCCGTACCTCTTCCCAGGCTCAGACACGTTGGGCACCTTGAAGCACATCTGCCATACCGGTTACGACTACACATGGTTCAttctcaaccagaccatcattgccaaagAGTTTGGCCTGTCGGGCTCTGAACAGAATCCGGACATTACAGGTAAGAGCATTTGGCAGCTCCTGGGGCGAATCTTTAGCGGCAAGGGCCCTGTGCCGGTGCAAAACTTTATGCAGCACGGCAAGGATTTTATTGTCAAGGATTCCCTTGAGGAGTTGGTGGAGGGTATGAATGGGCTTGCAGCTGAGAGAAACGGACCAAAACTGCAATtcgacaagatcaagaaggtCATCGACACGAGAGACTCTCAGTTCGATAATGCATACTCCAAGGATGCGCAAGCCATGTTGATTAACAATGGCCGATTATATTGGCCGGACAAATTGTCGCGGGTCGTAAAGCCGCACAAAATCTTGGACAAGTCCAAGGGGCCGCTCATTGCGGTGCGACTGAACCTGCTTACGCGAAAGACTCTGGGAGGGATCGAGACCAACCTGCAGAGCAATGTGATGCGTGCAGATGGAAGTGCGTTTCCGGGTCTGTATGCAGCTGGCGAGGTGGCTGGGTTCGGCGGCGGAGGTGTTCACGGCTACAACTCGCTCGAGGGCACATTTTTGGGAGGATGCATCTTCTCAGGTCGCGCTGCTGGGCGAGCGATGGCggatgaagttgctggagcagcagcagcacaggCTCGATTGTGA
- a CDS encoding kinesin light chain (similar to Talaromyces stipitatus ATCC 10500 XP_002486181.1) produces MRPTMPQKRLSHDDYRAGWICPLEVEQIAAMEMLDEEHQPLPQLRSDTNIYNLGSINNHNVVIAGLPKPGNCSAATVLAQMKMAFPSLKYCLLVGIGGGVPVTTDNRMIRLGHVVVSEPTGIHSGAVQYDHGKARAGEFQRKGSLAPPPTALLNAAREVAVRRQRMDHDPIWKNTQRIKTSRPMLRRFKFPGAMNDHLYRPDYEHQQVGVPCAEGGCDPMERVERPRDDNNERIVVVHRGTIASGELVIKDAKKRDNLAREHGVLCFEMEAAGALADFPCIVIRGISDYCDSHKDDAWHGYAAAAAAAYARQLFFHLPIEPWQGPYESAAARLSGTQTNDFSVTFSLSEVPQIQHFIAREREIAEVRRALSSDGTRRVIVLHGLGGIGKTQLAVAYTKRYRDKYSAIFWFNIKDESSILQSFTKVARQILEQHPNASRLSALDLQQNHNEAVEAVKAWFNLPGNTQWLIVYDNYDNPKLTNHTSNTGVDINRFIPTAHQGSIIITTRLSQVDIGHPIQIRKLESTDDSLKILSSTSGRAGLQDDVDAKRLVEKLDGLPLALATAGAYLRRVSSSLADYLRIYEKSWARLHMSTPRLGSYEDRTLCSTWQVSYQQVQEQNPLAAHLLRWWAYFNNEDIWFELLQPDEEDSPAWIYDLADELNFNDAMGTLHDYGFVEPHTFIVDPFESRGYSMHGCLHSWTIHILNQEWDDYLGKLAVKCIASRVPSRNDPQFWLLQRRLLSHAMTSCAAIQASNEDLNWAFYNLGNLYADQGKLQEAKEMYLRALDGMEKACGPDHTSKLDTVNNLGILYATQGKFREAEEMLLRALQGKEKAWGLDRISTLDTVNNLGLLYVDQGKPQEAEEMYLRALQGYEKAWGPDHTSTLDTVNNLGILYMDQGKLQEAEEMYLRALQGKEKEWGLDHTSTLDTVNNLGLLYVDQGKPQEAEEMYLRALQGYKKAWGPDHISTLDTVNNLGNLYATQGKLQEAEEMYLRALQGKEKAWGLDHTSTLDTVNNLGNLYADQDKLQEAEEMFLRALQGYEKVIEPQNITRYRPAINITWGLGSLLWTQGQLVEAKAYYQRAYNNLKGLLGSSHKDVQLLQSTLLDLNRTIEAGSVDEDMPTPTPTQSRKNSRREAL; encoded by the exons ATGCGACCGACGATGCCACAAAAAAGATTGAGCCACGATGACTATAGGGCGGGATGGATCTGTCCGTTGGAGGTGGAGCAGATTGCTGcgatggagatgctggacGAGGAGCACCAACCCCTACCGCAGCTGAGAAGCGACACGAATATTTATAACCTCGGCAGTATCAACAATCATAATGTCGTTATTGCCGGCCTCCCTAAGCCGGGGAACTGCTCCGCAGCCACCGTTCTTGcccagatgaagatggcattCCCAAGCCTAAAGTACTGCCTCTTGGTTGGGATTGGTGGCGGCGTGCCGGTAACGACAGATAACCGGATGATCCGTCTTGGACACGTTGTTGTTAGCGAACCGACTGGTATTCATTCTGGAGCAGTGCAATACGATCATGGAAAGGCCAGAGCAGGAGAGTTTCAACGTAAAGGCTCCCTCGCACCCCCGCCTACAGCCCTCCTGAACGCTGCTCGAGAGGTAGCTGTACGGCGGCAGCGGATGGATCATGACCCCATTTGGAAGAACACGCAGCGCATTAAAACGAGCCGTCCAATGCTTCGTCGCTTCAAGTTCCCTGGCGCTATGAATGACCATCTTTACCGACCTGATTATGAACATCAGCAGGTTGGGGTACCATGCGCAGAGGGCGGGTGTGACCCTATGGAGCGTGTCGAGCGACCGAGAGACGATAATAATGAACGTATAGTTGTTGTGCACAGGGGAACAATAGCGTCTGGAGAGCTGGTGATCAAGGATGCCAAGAAGAGGGACAACTTGGCACGGGAGCACGGGGTGCTAtgctttgagatggaggcaGCAGGGGCGCTTGCGGATTTTCCATGCATTGTAATCCGAGGCATCTCGGACTACTGCGACTCCCATAAGGACGACGCTTGGCACGGGtatgcggcggcggcagcagctgcttATGCAAGGCAGTTATTTTTTCACTTGCCTATCGAGCCCTGGCAAGGTCCATATGAGAGCGCTGCAGCTCGTT TATCGGGGACACAAACGAACGATTTCTCCGTTACCTTCAGCCTGTCCGAAGTTCCCCAGATCCAACATTTCATCGCACGGGAGAGGGAAATTGCAGAGGTGCGCAGAGCACTAAGCTCAGACGGGACACGTCGCGTTATTGTCCTCCACGGCCtcggcggcattggcaagaCACAGCTTGCCGTAGCATACACAAAACGATATCGAGATAAATATTCGGCCATATTTTGGTTCAACATTAAAGATGAATCGTCTATTCTACAGAGCTTCACCAAAGTTGCGAGACAGATTTTGGAACAACACCCTAATGCTAGCCGCCTCAGCGCATTAGACCTACAGCAAAATCATAACGAGGcagttgaagctgtcaaggcaTGGTTCAACTTGCCAGGCAACACTCAGTGGCTTATTGTATACGACAACTACGACAACCCGAAATTGACTAACCATACAAGTAACACGGGAGTCGACATTAATCGCTTTATTCCTACGGCGCATCAAGGCTCAATTATTATTACGACCCGGTTGTCACAAGTCGATATAGGACATCCAATTCAAATAAGGAAGCTTGAATCAACGGACGACAGTCTCAAGATCCTATCATCGACCTCAGGCCGTGCTGGCCTGCAGGATG ACGTGGATGCTAAGAGGCTCGTAGAAAAGCTGGACGGGCTTcctcttgcccttgccaCGGCTGGGGCGTACCTTAGGCGTGTTTCATCGAGCTTGGCTGACTACCTTCGCATTTACGAGAAATCATGGGCGAGACTTCACATGAGCACCCCAAGGTTAGGCTCTTACGAAGATCGCACATTATGCTCTACGTGGCAAGTCTCATACCAACAAGTCCAGGAACAAAACCCCCTTGCAGCTCATTTACTCAGATGGTGGGCCTACTTTAACAACGAAGACATATGGTTCGAACTTCTCCAACccgatgaagaagacagTCCAGCGTGGATATATGATCTAGCTGATGAGTTGAACTTTAATGACGCGATGGGCACTCTGCATGACTACGGATTTGTCGAGCCACACACCTTTATTGTAGACCCTTTCGAATCAAGGGGGTACAGCATGCACGGCTGCTTGCATTCTTGGACCATTCATATATTGAATCAAGAGTGGGATGACTATTTGGGTAAGCTCGCAGTAAAATGCATAGCCTCACGCGTTCCGTCACGGAACGACCCTCAGTTCTGGCTGCTTCAAAGGCGACTCCTCTCACATGCAATGACGTCTTGCGCCGCAATTCAAGCTAGCAATGAAGACTTGAACTGGGCTTTTTACAACCTGGGGAACCTTTACGCGGACCAAGGCAAATtgcaagaggccaaggaaaTGTACTTACGGGCGCTTGATGGGATGGAGAAGGCATGTGGACCAGATCACACATCAAAACTAGATACGGTCAACAACCTAGGAATCCTTTACGCAACCCAAGGCAAATTTCGAGAGGCTGAGGAGATGCTCTTACGAGCGCTTCaagggaaggagaaggcgtGGGGGCTAGATCGCATATCAACACTAGACACAGTCAACAACTTAGGTCTCCTTTACGTGGACCAAGGCAAACCTCAAGAGGCCGAGGAAATGTACTTGCGGGCGCTTCAAGGGTACGAGAAGGCATGGGGACCAGATCACACATCAACACTAGACACAGTTAACAACCTAGGAATCCTTTACATGGACCAAGGCAAATTGCAAGAGGCCGAGGAGATGTACTTACGGGCTCTTCAggggaaggagaaggaatGGGGCCTAGATCACACATCAACACTAGACACAGTCAACAACTTAGGTCTCCTTTACGTGGACCAAGGCAAACCTCAAGAGGCCGAGGAGATGTACTTACGGGCTCTTCAAGGGTACAAGAAGGCATGGGGACCAGATCATATATCAACACTAGACACGGTCAACAACCTAGGGAACCTTTACGCGACCCAAGGCAAGCTTCAAGAGGCTGAGGAGATGTACTTACGGGCGCTTCaagggaaggagaaggcaTGGGGCCTAGATCACACATCAACACTAGACACGGTCAACAACCTAGGGAACCTTTACGCCGACCAAGACAAGCTGCAAGAGGCTGAGGAGATGTTCTTACGGGCGCTTCAAGGGTACGAGAAAGTCATAGAACCCCAAAACATCACCAGATACCGGCCAGCAATCAACATTACGTGGGGTCTAGGGTCCTTGTTATGGACTCAGGGCCAGCTAGTTGAGGCTAAGGCATACTATCAGCGCGCTTACAATAACCTTAAAGGACTGTTGGGATCATCGCATAAAGATGTCCAATTGCTACAGAGTACTCTGCTAGACCTGAATCGTACAATCGAGGCTGGGTCCGTTGATGAAGAtatgccaacgccaacaccaacacaatcCAGGAAGAATAGCCGCCGGGAGGCCCTTTGA
- a CDS encoding NLP/P60 protein (similar to Metarhizium robertsii ARSEF 23 XP_007819224.1), whose protein sequence is MKTSGILAALAALGATSVLATPVDGMVVIKRDNLPGLNDVQSANARAVIDENNKEKLGKQGCIAALTTGLTESSLRILANNGVPASLNYKHDGLGSDHDSIGIFQQRASIYTNIECDMGAACSASQFFKGMTAVSGWETMDVATLCQKVQRSAFPDAYKKWVGTATDACAAAGV, encoded by the exons ATGAAGACATCCGGTATCCTCGCAgccctcgccgcccttgGCGCTACTTCCGTCCTGGCCACTCCCGTCGATGGCATGGTTGTCATCAAGCGTGATAACCTCCCCGGCCTCAACGACGTGCAGTCTGCCAATGCTCGTGCCGTCATCGACGAGAATaacaaggagaagctcgGCAAGCAGGGATGTATCGCTGCCCTTACTACCGGACTGACTGAA TCGAGCCTTCGCATCTTGGCTAACAACGGCGTGCCCGCCTCCCTCAACTACAAGCACGACGGCCTGGGCAGCGACCACGAcagcatcggcatcttcCAGCAGCGCGCGTCCATCTACACCAACATTGAGTGTGATATGGGGGCCGCGTGCTCTGCCAGCCAGTTCTTCAAGGGGATGACTGCGGTTTCGGGCTGGGAGACGATGGATGTGGCTACGCTGTGCCAGAAGGTGCAGAGGTCTGCGTTTCCGGACGCGTACAAGAAGTGGGTTGGTACTGCTACTGATGCGtgtgctgctgctggggtGTAA
- a CDS encoding MFS transporter (similar to Aspergillus oryzae RIB40 XP_001727873.1), translated as MSTEGRSNGATDKAIAATQHPVHDEESGYPPSRLPDHEVTWDSPDDPANPYNWSNRRKVIVGMVCSGSQLITTMSASMVAPALDQILLDLKMAPSVGQIAFSVFFLGLGFAPFLVAPLAETYGRKPVWLAGNVVYIIWNSLCPVGNSPAMMIVGRLLAASGCSVGVTLTGPVLADMYYAQDRGKSLAISSLLPYLGPALGPIVGGLAAQHLRWPWLFWILSMVDALFLVLGMFIIKETYAPVLLRRKALLREKANSSSVSPAAAARRIKKTEKIRTISQELFSRLGPAIIWPLHLMVRRPVIPLLAIGAAVEFGIFTIVLSTFANLFITQYGQSETSASLHYIAIASGAFITAQAGGRVMDLLWHRMKAARPDQEPTPEYRVPYITFGLFPGIIGLFWYAWAAEKRAHWAVVDVGILLFTCGTFMFAHGLTAYQIDEFTSTRAASANAATRVWIYILGFAFPIFAPNLYARLGYGWGNSLLALVFTALCVPITLALWFWGDKIRAIGRTAQDEKERLT; from the exons ATGTCAACCGAGGGGAGAAGTAATGGCGCGACCGACAAAGCTATAGCAGCAACTCAACATCCAGTTCACGATGAAGAATCCGGCTATCCACCTTCCAGACTGCCTGATCACGAA GTAACATGGGATAGCCCTGACGATCCCGCAAACCCCTACAACTGGTCGAATAGACGCAAAGTAATTGTCGGCATGGTATGTTCTGGCAGCCagctcatcaccaccatgtccGCAAGCATGGTCGCTCCCGCTCTCGACCAGATCTTACTCGACTTAAAGATGGCGCCGTCAGTGGGACAAATAGCCTTTTCAGTCTTCTTTCTCGGACTGGGATTCGCTCCGTTTCTAGTCGCGCCATTGGCCGAGACATATGGTCGAAAGCCGGTCTGGCTAGCCGGTAACGTCGTGTACATCATCTGGAACTCGCTCTGTCCAGTCGGCAACTCTCCCGCCATGATGATCGTTGGCAGGCTCCTAGCAGCCTCTGGGTGTAGTGTGGGTGTCACG CTCACTGGCCCTGTTCTTGCGGACATGTACTACGCTCAAGATCGTGGCAAGTCGTTGGCTATTTCTAGTCTGCTCCCATATCTTGGCCCAGCTCTGGGTCCGATTGTTGGTGGACTGGCCGCGCAACATCTTCGCTGGCCATGGCTATTCTGGATTCTGTCCATGGTTGACGCACTTTTCCTGGTTCTCGGAATGTTTATTATCAAGGAGACATATGCGCCAGTCTTGTTGCGACGAAAAGCGCTGCTCAGGGAGAAAGCAAACTCGTCGTCTGTATCACCAGCAGCGGCCGCAAGAAGAATCAAGAAAACCGAAAAGATTAGAACGATTAGCCAGGAGCTTTTCAGCCGTCTTGGACCAGCCATAATTTGGCCACTTCATCTAATGGTGCGCCGTCCCGTCATCCCGCTCTTGGCAATTGGGGCGGCTGTAGAATTTGGTATATTCACAATTGTACTGTCAACATTTGCCAACCTATTCATCACACAATACGGTCAGTCAGAGACATCCGCCAGTTTGCACTACATAGCCATCGCATCGGGCGCCTTCATCACCGCCCAGGCTGGCGGCCGTGTCATGGACCTGCTCTGGCATCGCATGAAGGCAGCGAGACCAGATCAGGAACCCACTCCAGAGTACCGAGTACCGTACATCACGTTTGGCCTGTTCCCGGGAATAATTGGTCTATTTTGGTATGCTTGGGCGGCGGAGAAACGAGCTCATTGGGCGGTTGTAGATGTCGGCATCTTGCTATTTACGTGTGGAACGTTCATGTTCGCCCACGGTCTCACGGCATATCAAATTGACGAGTTTACGAGCACGAGGGCAGCTAGCGCCAACGCAGCGACCCGTGTTTGGATCTACATTCTCGGATTTGCGTTTCCAATATTTGCGCCAAATTTGTATGCTCGGCTGGGGTATGGTTGGGGTAACAGTCTTCTTGCGCTTGTCTTCACCGCATTATGTGTGCCCATTACACTGGCTTTATGGTTTTGGGGCGACAAGATCCGAGCTATTGGGCGCACTGCTCAGGATGAAAAGGAGAGGCTCACTTGA
- a CDS encoding glycosyl hydrolase family 2 (similar to Neosartorya fischeri NRRL 181 XP_001260910.1) — protein MQLLQRILLGGLTLLPILGTSEAQSYKVQKPPLDTDWTYKVGTNPWPEHPRPQLRREEWKNLNGIWTYEGAGQTYTLSGPPTVDALSREIMIPSCVESGLSGIQDLNSTNMWFSRSFNVPDNWRGQDVLLNFEAVDYEATVFLNGIKVGTNVGGYFRFTINITKNIKWGQNNKLFVFVYDPTDTDIIPIGKQTRNPSHIFYRPCSGIWQTVWLERAPANRITQLDVTADMHGEVKLTAHTTLKKNADMKIEVFDTNGRVLAEQKGSSDKEVQFKVPNVKQWSPSSPTLYNMTVTMGDEVVHSYTGFRTISSGIVNKVQRPMLNGKFEFLFGTLDQGYWPDGLYLPPNREAMIYDLKMLKSLGFNMVRKHIKVEPDLFYRACDEIGLLVIQDMPSLPADGNRPPNAAQQAEFQRQLEILINEHKSYTSIVVWVIYNESWGQLRGPPYPEEKLTEVVRKIDPSRLIDSVTGWNDHGFGDFSDNHHYANPQCGTPFYSLASSPYDPKRIGFQGEFAGIGHNVSIEHLWNVQQAIDTINQTYELNDDLETYNYRAQVLFRELTEQVRFYACSGAVWTQTTDVEGEVNGLYTYDRRVLRPNEKLWKGLIKDIFDQAQKRA, from the exons ATGCAGCTGTTACAGCGCATCCTGCTAGGCGGCCTGACCTTGCTTCCTATTCTGGGAACAAGTGAAGCACAGTCCTACAAAGTCCAGAAACCTCCTCTAGACACCGACTGGACATACAAGGTGGGAACGAACCCATGGCCAGAACACCCGCGGCCGCAGCTCCGTCGCGAGGAGTGGAAGAACCTCAATGGCATATGGACGTACGAAGGAGCCGGCCAGACTTACACCTTGAGCGGTCCGCCAACTGTGGATGCATTGTCGCGTGAAATCATGATCCCGTCGTGTGTTGAGAGTGGTCTCTCGGGCATTCAGGACCTCAATTCTACCAATATGTGGTTCTCTCGTAGTTTCAACGTCCCAGACAACTGGAGGGGACAGGACGTCCTGCTCAATTTTGAAGCTGTCGACTATGAAGCCACTGTCTTCTTGAACGGCATCAAGGTCGGCACAAACGTTGGTGGTTACTTTCGATTCACTATCAATATCACCAAGAACATTAAATGGGGACAGAACAACAAGCT CTTCGTCTTTGTCTACGACCCAACAGACACGGATATCATTCCCATTGGGAAACAGACCAGAAACCCAAGCCACATCTTCTACCGGCCCTGCTCCGGCATCTGGCAGACAGTATGGCTGGAGAGAGCACCCGCAAACCGCATCACTCAACTCGACGTGACGGCAGATATGCACGGCGAGG TCAAGCTAACTGCTCACACTACGCTCAAGAAAAACGCCGACATGAAGATCGAAGTCTTCGACACCAACGGCCGCGTTCTCGCCGAGCAAAAAGGCTCATCCGACAAGGAAGTCCAGTTCAAGGTACCCAATGTAAAGCAGTGGTCGCCCTCGTCACCCACGCTTTACAACATGACAGTCACCATGGGCGATGAAGTCGTCCACAGCTACACGGGATTCCGCACAATCAGCagcggcatcgtcaacaagGTACAACGGCCGATGCTCAACGGCAAGTTTGAATTCCTGTTCGGCACGCTCGACCAGGGATACTGGCCTGATGGGCTGTACTTACCGCCGAATCGGGAAGCCATGATCTACGacttgaagatgttgaagagctTGGGCTTCAATATGGTCCGCAAGCAT ATCAAAGTTGAGCCGGATCTGTTCTATCGTGCGTGTGATGAAATCGGCCTCTTGGTTATCCAGGATATGCCTAGTCTTCCTGCGGACGGCAACAGACCTCCCAATGCGGCACAGCAGGCCGAATTCCAACGACAGCTCGAGATACTCATCAACGAGCACAAGAGCTACACGTCCATTGTCGTCTGG GTCATTTACAACGAGAGCTGGGGACAGCTCCGGGGCCCTCCTTACCCCGAGGAGAAGCTTACGGAAGTCGTACGCAAGATCGATCCCTCCAGACTAATTGACTCTGTAACTGGCTGGAATGACCACGGATTCGGTGACTTTTCC GACAACCACCATTATGCCAATCCCCAGTGCGGCACGCCCTTCTACTCGCTCGCATCTTCTCCATACGACCCCAAGAGGATCGGTTTCCAAGGCGAATTTGCCGGCATCGGTCACAACGTTTCCATAGAGCA TCTGTGGAACGTTCAACAAGCCATcgacaccatcaaccagacctACGAACTCAACGACGACCTGGAAACATACAACTACCGCGCCCAGGTCCTGTTCCGCGAACTCACCGAACAGGTCCGCTTCTATGCCTGCAGCGGCGCCGTGTGGACCCAGACTACGGATGTCGAGGGTGAAGTCAACGGCTTGTACACATACGATCGTCGGGTGCTTCGACCGAATGAAAAGTTGTGGAAGGGCCTCATCAAAGACATATTTGATCAAGCTCAAAAGCGAGCTTAG